In Nicotiana tabacum cultivar K326 chromosome 17, ASM71507v2, whole genome shotgun sequence, one DNA window encodes the following:
- the LOC142171767 gene encoding uncharacterized protein LOC142171767: MNGVGEAANKNIKRILRMIVDNHRQWHERLSFALLGYWTTMRTFTGETPYMLVYGTEAVISAEVELPSLKVIQEAGLDDAKWKLMLIDEKRMDAVCHGHLNQNRMVSAFNKRVKPRQFTPGQLVLKKIFPHKEEAKLKFASNWKGFYAVHGVLSGGEQILAEMDGRINTKPINSNAIKRYYD, encoded by the coding sequence ATGAATGGGGTAggcgaggcagccaacaagaatatcaaaagGATTTTGCGAATGATAGTGGATAATCACAGGCAATGGCACGAGAGACTATCCTTTGCCTTACTCGGTTATTGGACCACCATGAGAACATTCACTGGGGAAACTCCGTACATGTtagtatacggaactgaagctgTGATATCCGCAGAGGTTGAGCTACcatctttaaaggtcattcaagaGGCTGGGTTGGACGATGCAAAATGGAAACTCATGCTCATCGACGAGAAGAGAATGgatgcagtatgccatggtcatcTAAATCAGAACAGGATGGTTAGTGCATTTAACAAAAGGGTGAAGCCTCGCCAGTTCACACCGGGCCAGTTGGTCCTGAAGAAAATCTTTCCCCACAAGGAGGAAGCCAAACTAAAGTTTGCATCAAATTGGAAAGGTTTTTATGCGGTTCACGGAGTGTTGTCGGGCGGAGAACAAATCTTGGCAGAAATGGATGGAAGAATCAACACGAAGCCCATCAACTCAAATGCAATTAAGAGATACTATGATTGA
- the LOC142171768 gene encoding uncharacterized protein LOC142171768, giving the protein MYFSDKEVLFAREDIAESYPGWRMFFDGATDFKGVRIGAILISESEKHYPASAKIRFPCTNNMDEYEVCIIGIRIVVDMNVKEVFVIEDSDLLINQVQGEWSTKKIKILPYLHCVKELCKKFTKIEFKHVPMIQNEFADALATLSSMIQHPDKNYIDPIEVEISDQHAYCFHEN; this is encoded by the coding sequence ATGTATTTTTCCGACAAAGAGGTATTATTTGCTagagaagatattgcagagtcATACCCTGGATGGaggatgtttttcgatggagcaacagACTTCAAAGGAGTCAGAATTGGGGCAATCCTAATTTCGGAATCCGAAAAGCACTATCCAGCATCGGCAAAGATAAGATTTccttgtaccaataatatggatGAATATGAAGTGTGTATCATTGGGATCAGAATAGTAGTCGACATGAACGTCAAAGAAGTTTTTGTCATAGAGGATTCTGATCTATTGATAAACCAAGTCCAAGGGGAATGGTcaaccaaaaaaatcaaaatccttcCATACCTGCATTGCGTAAAAgagctatgcaagaagttcacGAAGATTGAGTTCAAACACGTCCCCATGATTCAGAACGAGTTCGCCGATGCCCTTGCAACTCTATCATCCatgattcagcatccagataagaactacatCGACCCTATCGAGGTAGAGATCAGTGATCAACATGCCTATTGCTTCCATGAAAACTAA